One genomic region from Amia ocellicauda isolate fAmiCal2 chromosome 4, fAmiCal2.hap1, whole genome shotgun sequence encodes:
- the harbi1 gene encoding putative nuclease HARBI1 translates to MAIPIAVLDCDLLLYGRGQRTLDRFDIETVSDDFLLTTFGFPREFIYYLVEMLGETLSRPTQRSRAISPDVQILAALGFYTSGSFQTRMGDAIGISQASMSRCVTNVTKALVEKASEYIGFTRDEATQQHSKEEFYRVAGMPNVLGVVDCVHIAIKAPNAEDLSYVNRRGFHSINCQLVCDSRGLLLSAETHWPGGVQDTAIFQQSTVNRYFEEQEQDGWLLGDNKYPLKKWLMTPLQYPETQAEYRYNVAHTATHEIVDRTFRAIQTRFRCLDGSKGYLQYSPVKCAHIILACCVLHNVSLHTGLDAWTFERTETPDQSEEGCELMDSVDSEAFRIRQELILSHFG, encoded by the exons ATGGCGATCCCCATAGCTGTGCTGGATTGTGACCTTCTACTGTACGGCCGTGGACAGAGGACACTGGACAGGTTTGACATAGAGACTGTCTCTGACGATTTTTTATTGACTACCTTTGGCTTCCCTCGGGAATTCATCTATTATCTGGTGGAAATGCTGGGCGAAACACTGTCCCGCCCCACCCAGAGATCCAGAGCCATCAGCCCTGACGTGCAGATCCTCGCTGCACTGGGATTTTACACCTCGGGGTCCTTCCAGACCCGCATGGGCGACGCCATCGGTATCAGCCAGGCCTCCATGAGCCGTTGCGTCACGAACGTTACCAAGGCGCTGGTGGAAAAGGCTTCGGAGTATATCGGGTTCACCCGGGACGAGGCCACCCAGCAGCATTCCAAAGAGGAGTTCTACCGGGTGGCGGGCATGCCCAACGTCCTCGGGGTGGTGGACTGCGTTCACATCGCCATCAAAGCCCCCAACGCCGAGGACTTGTCCTACGTCAACAGGAGAGGTTTCCACTCCATCAACTGCCAGCTTGTCTGTGACTCCAGGGGCCTTCTGCTCAGTGCCGAGACCCACTGGCCCGGAGGCGTGCAAGACACCGCCATATTCCAGCAGTCCACGGTGAACCGTTACTTtgaggagcaggagcaggacgGCTGGTTGCTGG GAGACAACAAGTACCCTCTGAAGAAGTGGCTGATGACGCCGCTGCAGTACCCCGAGACCCAGGCGGAATACCGCTACAATGTGGCGCACACGGCCACGCACGAGATCGTTGACCGCACCTTCCGAGCCATACAGACGCGCTTCCGCTGCCTGGACGGCTCCAAGGGCTACCTGCAGTACTCCCCAGTCAAGTGCGCGCACATCATCCTGGCCTGCTGCGTGCTGCACAACGTGTCCCTGCACACGGGCCTTGACGCCTGGACCTTCGAGCGCACCGAGACGCCGGACCAGTCGGAGGAGGGCTGTGAGCTCATGGACTCCGTCGACTCCGAGGCCTTCCGCATTCGCCAGGAGCTCATACTCAGTCACTTTGGATAG
- the LOC136747638 gene encoding ras-related and estrogen-regulated growth inhibitor: protein MSDSGQARRLSRAKLVVLGRDNCGKTALCVRFVTKRFIGEYDHKKEVTYRCRKVVDKEAVDLEILDTANKKCVGVAANSLETSIKWGDGFLIMYSVTDRGSFEAVSRLKRLIDHVKQTLGIPTVIVANKCDMENGRVVRTEEGQSLASDLRCHFYELSVAESSPAVETALGQLVREVRLEFHKHLLAMDKRSRVLQMRHALKNKLTRSKTMQW from the exons ATGAGCGACAGTGGACAGGCCAGGAGACTGAGCCGGGCCAAGCTGGTGGTCCTGGGCCGAGACAACTGTGGCAAAACTG CGCTGTGCGTCAGATTCGTCACCAAGCGCTTTATTGGGGAGTACGATCACAAAAAAG AAGTAACTTACAGGTGCAGAAAAGTCGTGGACAAAGAAGCAGTCGATCTGGAGATACTAGACACAGCCAACAAGAAG TGTGTCGGAGTAGCCGCCAACTCTCTGGAGACGTCCATCAAATGGGGCGATGGCTTCCTGATCATGTACTCTGTCACCGACCGAGGCAGCTTCGAGGCCGTGTCCCGACTCAAGAGGCTGATCGACCATGTCAAACAGACTCTGG GTATTCCCACTGTCATTGTTGCCAATAAATGTGACATGGAGAACGGACGAGTGGTGCGGACAGAGGAGGGACAGTCCCTGGCCAGCGATCTCAG GTGTCACTTCTATGAGCTGTCGGTGGCTGAGAGCTCCCCGGCGGTGGAGACGGCGCTGGGGCAGCTGGTGCGTGAAGTCAGGCTGGAGTTCCACAAGCACCTCCTGGCCATGGACAAGCGCTCCCGGGTCCTGCAGATGAGGCACGCACTGAAGAACAAGCTCACGCGCAGCAAGACCATGCAGTGGTGA